One stretch of Schizosaccharomyces pombe strain 972h- genome assembly, chromosome: III DNA includes these proteins:
- the nur1 gene encoding protein nur1 gives MGKLIRRTSLTSKIINLPIDYFIYVCEQFDSVEWDKVSDRYSIPFSLAVNFIFLLMRIYIKSTHVPVQRNQLFVDKQSINTSRSWFRAFLSFLSICFLFISFLNFIFSTRFQNKLYRTLPQDKRTTTSTPNVKPVFQHSNNDDGDEQVFELKVWSPNQFLLNFACLFSPAHALILWFYSTSLRVTLLTFLLSFTTLHFVNKFSLLLKDQQYLHRQVFFEYDKKFVEPRLSVVKRDVAINTTRGPTTASIEYFTPRKPIDTFLEHRSSSHDHLTSTPRTPIALQRRSVHHLHDSGISRDSSSPFKRFPHLSDGSSRF, from the coding sequence aTGGGAAAGTTAATCCGTCGTACATCGCTGACTTCTAAAATAATCAATCTTCCGATCGATTACTTTATCTATGTTTGCGAACAATTTGACAGTGTAGAGTGGGATAAAGTATCAGATCGTTATTCGATTCCCTTTAGCTTGGCtgtcaattttatttttctcttaatGCGcatttatataaaaagtACGCATGTACCAGTTCAACGCAACCAGCTCTTTGTGGATAAGCAGTCCATCAACACCTCTAGGTCCTGGTTTCGTGCCTTCCTATCATTTCTCtcaatttgttttcttttcatcagctttctcaatttcatatttaGCACTCGATTTCAAAATAAGCTGTATAGAACTTTGCCTCAAGACAAACGCACGACGACTTCTACTCCCAATGTAAAACCAGTTTTCCAGCACTCAAATAATGATGATGGCGATGAAcaagtttttgaattgaaAGTATGGAGCccaaatcaatttttactaaattttGCTTGCTTATTTTCTCCTGCTCATGCCTTGATTTTATGGTTTTATAGCACTTCTCTACGCGTGACTTTGTTGACTTTTCTCCTTTCGTTTACAACATTGCATTTTGtcaataaattttcctTACTGCTGAAAGATCAACAATATCTTCATCGCCAGGTATTCTTTGAGTATGATAAGAAATTTGTAGAACCTCGACTTTCGGTAGTTAAACGAGATGTTGCCATTAATACTACTCGTGGTCCCACAACCGCATCTATTGAATATTTCACACCCCGAAAACCCATAGATACCTTCCTTGAACACCGAAGTTCTTCACATGATCATCTCACTTCAACACCCCGTACCCCTATAGCGCTTCAAAGAAGAAGTGTTCATCATCTTCATGACAGCGGAATTAGTCGTGACAGCAGCTCACCATTTAAGAGATTTCCACATCTTAGTGATGGTAGTTCTCgcttttaa
- the rhp42 gene encoding DNA repair protein Rhp42 has translation MPPKRKASKNSVRGRKRRTRTNNLPLNPEVKEETVVSSTHRQTRSQSKKPSLSSSAEPPSESLDDNISALNSLQRSASSSEKGSDEDNEKLGSSEDDEFDDDFDTWEQVDLSPNKQEDKKDLHIVTQHITPQLTKESKKGSSSAMDKSIRLSIHIMHFTCLLYHGSVRNRWLMNSLLLDGLRDLLVEKQPSVVEAWVCSSQTHEDLLKLLNGLRMWWNKSFKIESHGLRKLGYRTLKQGFDIGFSPEIFHNFHEYQASLLSLKGSRDLAAQGFTALCRSLNLKARLIFSLQPLTFSTASYDDWSPHILPEETSTSIDDDLRYPIFWTEIYDQSEKKWIAVDAVVLNGVYTNDMTWFEPKGAYAESKHLRMGIVAAYDNDLYAKDVTLRYTDYQSSRLKKIRHVSFADKYFDFYKAIFGQLAKRNKDAEDIYEEKELESKVPIREPKSFADFKNHPEFVLIRHLRREEALLPNAKPVKTATFGNGKKATSEEVYLRKDVVICKTPENYHKEGRVIKEGEQPRKMVKARAVTISRKREHEFRVAETNEPVLQGLYSSDQTELYVPPPIKDGIIPKNGYGNMDCFVESMIPKGAAHLPYRGIAKIAKKLNIDYADAVTGFEFRKHRAIPVTTGIIVPEESAQMVYEEFLECEKIRIEKQQMKERKIIYGQWKHLLNALRIRKRIEEQYA, from the coding sequence ATGCCACCCAAACGCAAAGCATCCAAGAACTCTGTTCGCGGAAGGAAACGTAGGACACGGACCAATAACTTACCTCTTAATCCTGAAGTGAAAGAGGAAACTGTTGTATCTTCAACTCACCGTCAAACTCGTAGCCAGTCGAAAAAGCCAAGTTTGTCTTCCTCAGCGGAACCTCCTTCTGAGAGTTTAGATGACAATATATCAGCGTTAAACTCACTTCAAAGGAGCGCATCTTCATCCGAAAAAGGTTCCGATGAAGACAATGAGAAGTTAGGCAGCTCAGAAGATGACGAGTTTGACGACGATTTTGACACTTGGGAACAAGTTGATCTTTCTCCTAATAAACAAgaagataaaaaagatttacaCATAGTCACACAGCATATCACTCCTCAACTTACAAAAGAATCGAAGAAAGGCTCTTCTAGTGCAATGGATAAAAGCATTCGATTATCTATTCACATTATGCACTTTACTTGCTTGTTGTACCATGGGTCAGTAAGGAATCGCTGGTTAATGAATTCCTTACTTCTTGATGGGCTGCGCGATTTGCTTGTCGAAAAGCAACCGTCCGTAGTGGAGGCGTGGGTTTGTAGTAGCCAGACGCACGAGgatttgttaaaattgttaaatgGGCTTCGGATGTGGTGgaataaatcttttaaaattgagaGTCATGGGCTTCGGAAGTTGGGGTATCGTACTTTGAAACAAGGATTTGATATCGGCTTTTCGCCAGAAATATTTCATAACTTTCATGAATACCAAGCATCCTTACTTTCGCTAAAAGGAAGCCGGGATTTGGCGGCACAGGGATTTACTGCTCTCTGTCGATCTCTGAATCTGAAAGCAAGACTTATATTTTCTCTTCAACCTTTGACATTTTCTACTGCTTCCTATGATGATTGGTCTCCACATATCCTCCCTGAAGAAACTAGTACATCTATAGATGACGACCTCCGCTATCCTATTTTTTGGACGGAAATCTATGATCAAAGTGAGAAGAAATGGATTGCGGTAGATGCGGTTGTCTTGAATGGGGTATATACCAACGATATGACTTGGTTTGAACCCAAAGGAGCGTATGCAGAGTCAAAACATCTACGAATGGGTATTGTTGCTGCATATGATAACGATTTATACGCAAAAGATGTAACTTTGAGGTATACAGATTACCAATCAAGTAGGCTTAAGAAAATTCGACACGTTTCTTTTGCAGATaagtattttgatttttataagGCTATTTTTGGGCAACTAGCAAAGCGCAATAAAGATGCAGAGGATATATATGAAGAGAAAGAACTGGAAAGTAAAGTGCCCATTCGCGAACCTAAAAGCTTTGCAGATTTTAAGAATCATCCTGAATTTGTATTGATTAGACATCTTAGAAGAGAAGAAGCATTGCTTCCTAACGCCAAGCCTGTGAAGACAGCAACCTTTGGTAACGGTAAGAAAGCTACCTCTGAGGAAGTGTATCTCCGAAAAGATGTGGTCATATGCAAAACGCCTGAAAATTATCACAAAGAAGGACGAGTAATTAAGGAAGGAGAACAACCTCGAAAAATGGTGAAGGCGAGAGCCGTCACAATTAGCAGGAAGCGTGAACACGAATTTCGGGTTGCTGAAACAAATGAACCAGTGCTTCAGGGTCTATATTCTTCCGATCAAACTGAGCTATATGTTCCGCCTCCAATCAAAGATGGTATTATTCCTAAGAACGGTTATGGTAATATGGATTGTTTTGTTGAGAGCATGATCCCCAAGGGCGCAGCACATTTGCCATATCGAGGAATTGCTAAAATTGCCAAGAAACTCAACATTGATTATGCGGATGCAGTTACAGGGTTTGAATTTCGTAAACATCGTGCGATTCCAGTTACTACAGGTATAATTGTACCTGAAGAGTCGGCTCAAATGGTTTACGAAGAATTTCTTGAGTGTGAAAAAATCAGAATAGAGAAGCAGCAGAtgaaagagagaaaaattatttatggGCAGTGGAAACACTTGCTAAATGCACTTCGTATTCGAAAGCGTATTGAAGAACAATATGCTTAA
- the gyp3 gene encoding GTPase-activating protein Gyp3 translates to MAGITEHSTIMNDANFKEENAHLSDASIHFGSSEQDKTPSDYELDDVLDLYNDTTEDDADDADDVNNYIMSPSSSLSSESEHALDALVYPIYSHHNILEHENNSDYASITPSNHPAFTSCAYLQNPVVDSNNEYESKFRLSLEIPPTDFLSTSTELSKRESCLSTETSSSKFSAVTAATITNETQSEKRSSQTDPSLPFKTNSLNCDVTYEEGPLTKKLRGPKKYKPSHSSWDIYGFKKANQFYTVDQYNTWYGPYSRYLERREQRWKLFLQENGIDYIHQSPSIFPSRSAKTQRFIRKGIPPEYRGNAWFYYSGGYELLQRNPKLYETLWRCACIKKPSDSDLIERDLYRTFPDNVHFRHKSKHSRNSSDASEHSSEEPDVPMISKLRRVLMTFATYLPENGYCQSLNFLAGFFLLFMSEEKAFWMLVITCRKYLPKMHDANLEGANIDQSVLMASVRESLPAVWSRISLNFDGIPVNDIVAKLPPITLVTAAWFMSAFVGILPTETALRVWDCFFYEGSKVLFMTALCILRLGEDDIKSKSEQTEVFQVIQDLPKSLLDANAFLSLCFRRNFRRTPSQKDIERRREKVAKKRNSSASKLEMSDSSKHHLSRSSSRFSKSHIISQLHNHLKKST, encoded by the coding sequence atggcTGGCATCACTGAACATTCGACGATTATGAATGatgcaaattttaaagaggAGAATGCTCACCTGTCAGATGCATCAATCCACTTTGGAAGTAGTGAACAGGATAAAACACCTTCAGATTATGAATTAGATGATGTTTTAGATCTTTACAATGATACTACTGAAGACGATGCCGATGATGCAGACGATGTTAATAACTACATAATGTCTCCATCCTCCAGTTTATCTAGCGAGAGTGAACATGCACTAGATGCTTTAGTGTATCCCATTTACAGTCATCATAACATACTTGAGCACGAAAATAACTCTGACTATGCTTCAATTACGCCTAGTAATCATCCTGCATTTACATCATGTGCTTATCTGCAGAATCCAGTCGTTGATTCTAACAATGAATACGAAAGCAAGTTCAGACTTTCTTTAGAGATACCTCCAACTGATTTCTTATCTACTTCTACTGAACTTTCGAAGCGTGAATCATGCCTTAGTACTGAAACGTCCTCCTCCAAATTTTCCGCCGTCACCGCTGCCACTATTACCAACGAAACCCAGAGTGAAAAGCGTTCATCCCAAACAGATCCAAGCCTTCCTTTCAAAACCAACTCCCTTAATTGCGACGTCACTTATGAAGAAGGTCCTCTCACCAAAAAGCTCCGAGGACCCAAAAAGTACAAGCCCTCCCATTCAAGCTGGGATATATatggtttcaaaaaagccAACCAGTTTTATACCGTTGACCAATACAACACATGGTATGGCCCTTACAGCCGCTACCTGGAGCGTCGCGAACAGCGATGGAAGCTTTTCCTTCAAGAAAACGGTATAGACTATATACACCAATCTCCTAGTATTTTTCCTAGCCGCAGTGCTAAAACTCAACGATTTATTCGCAAAGGAATACCACCCGAGTATCGTGGCAATGCCTGGTTTTATTACAGCGGTGGTTACGAATTACTTCAGAGAAACCCTAAACTGTACGAGACTCTATGGCGTTGTGCGTGCATAAAAAAGCCCTCAGATTCTGACCTTATTGAACGTGATCTATATCGTACCTTTCCAGACAATGTACATTTTCGACATAAATCCAAGCATTCTAGGAACTCATCCGACGCATCAGAGCATTCATCAGAGGAGCCTGATGTTCCAATGATTTCAAAACTGCGTCGTGTTCTAATGACTTTTGCAACATACTTACCTGAAAATGGTTACTGTCAAAGCTTGAATTTTCTTGCTGGTTTCTTCCTGCTTTTTATGAGTGAAGAAAAGGCGTTTTGGATGCTCGTAATTACGTGTCGTAAATATTTACCAAAGATGCATGATGCCAATTTAGAAGGTGCTAACATCGACCAAAGTGTTTTGATGGCATCCGTTCGAGAAAGCTTACCAGCGGTTTGGAGCCGCATCAGTCTTAATTTTGATGGTATACCCGTCAATGATATTGTGGCAAAGCTTCCTCCCATTACTCTCGTAACTGCTGCCTGGTTTATGAGTGCCTTTGTTGGCATTTTACCTACGGAGACTGCTCTTCGTGTATGGgattgttttttctatgAAGGCAGCaaagttttgtttatgaCGGCATTGTGTATTTTAAGACTTGGTGAAGATGATATAAAGTCGAAAAGTGAGCAGACAGAGGTATTTCAGGTGATTCAAGATTTACCCAAATCGTTACTTGACGCTAATGCATTTCTCTCCTTGTGTTTCCGAAGGAATTTTAGGCGCACTCCCTCCCAAAAGGATATAGAGCGTCGAAGAGAAAAGGTTGCAAAAAAGCGTAACTCTTCTGCTTCAAAGCTTGAAATGAGTGATTCTTCGAAACATCACCTTAGTCGTTCATCATCACGATTCAGCAAGTCGCATATAATATCTCAGCTTCATAATCACTTGAAGAAGTCTACTTAG
- the psk1 gene encoding serine/threonine protein kinase S6K family Psk1: MPVFMFDEHDNLNENYNSHLSSDDEIAEEGYDFEELEASASTITSSSDLKDGKNAKDEKGTVEFKVAAHGDFISSKGDNYVPSGKMRPADFQPLTVLGRGSYGKVLLVKQKNTGRLFAQKQLKKASIVLRAKGLEQTKNERQILEEVRHPFICRLYYAFQDHDRLYLILQYAPGGELFSHLAEQRMLPEDVVAFYTAELTLALIHLHKLGIVYRDLKPENCLLDAEGHILLTDFGLSKVAENGADCRSFVGTEEYCAPEILLEQPYDHAVDWWSMGILIFDLLTGSPPFTANNHKRIMEKITRAKPNIPFYVTSDARDIINKFLKKNPKQRLGADGPEKGYDAIKKHRIYRRIDWNKLEKRMLPPPIVPCITNPEAAENFSVEFTKLPLSTTPILHEEFGNLTIGSHSSAFQGFTYVASPNFLNCEFLSNNAVSNH, encoded by the coding sequence ATGCCTGTCTTTATGTTTGATGAGCACGACAATTTGAATGAGAATTACAATTCCCATTTGTCTAGTGACGATGAGATTGCAGAGGAGGGAtatgattttgaagaattggAGGCATCTGCGTCGACAATCACTTCGTCAAGTGATTTGAAGGATGGAAAGAATGCCAAAGATGAAAAGGGGACGGTAGAGTTTAAGGTTGCTGCCCATGgtgattttatttcttccaAGGGTGACAACTATGTACCAAGCGGAAAGATGCGTCCAGCAGACTTTCAACCCTTAACGGTATTGGGTCGTGGCTCTTACGGAAAGGTGCTCCTagtgaagcaaaaaaatactgGACGACTGTTTGCTCAGAAACAGCTAAAGAAAGCTAGCATTGTTCTTCGTGCCAAGGGCCTCGAACAAACCAAAAATGAGCGACAGATATTAGAAGAGGTTCGACATCCGTTCATTTGTCGCCTTTATTATGCTTTTCAAGACCACGATCGTCTTTATCTGATATTGCAATATGCACCTGGAGGAGAGTTATTTTCTCATTTGGCCGAGCAAAGGATGCTTCCTGAGGATGTGGTTGCTTTTTATACTGCTGAATTGACTCTAGCATTGATACATTTACATAAACTTGGTATTGTGTATCGGGACTTAAAGCCAGAGAATTGTCTTTTGGATGCTGAAGGCCATATCCTTCTTACAGACTTTGGATTGTCAAAGGTGGCTGAAAATGGAGCTGATTGTCGTTCTTTTGTAGGCACTGAGGAATATTGTGCTCCAGAAATTTTGTTGGAGCAGCCATATGATCATGCCGTCGATTGGTGGTCTATGGGTATCCTCATATTCGATCTTCTTACAGGATCTCCCCCCTTCACCGCCAACAATCATAAGAGAATTATGGAAAAAATCACTCGTGCAAAGCCTAACATACCTTTTTATGTGACTTCTGATGCTAGAGACATTATCAACAAATTTCTCAAGAAAAATCCAAAGCAACGCCTCGGCGCAGATGGTCCCGAGAAAGGTTACGatgcaataaaaaagcaCAGAATTTATCGCCGAATTGATTGGAATAAGTTAGAGAAGCGCATGCTGCCTCCCCCAATTGTTCCTTGCATCACCAATCCTGAGGCTGCGGAGAATTTTTCAGTCGAGTTTACCAAATTGCCTCTTTCTACAACACCCATTCTTCATGAAGAATTTGGGAATTTAACAATTGGTAGCCATTCCTCTGCTTTTCAAGGCTTTACCTATGTTGCGTCTCCCAATTTTCTCAACTGTGAATTTTTATCTAACAACGCAGTTTCGAACCATTAA
- the phf1 gene encoding PHD finger domain-containing protein Phf1: MSQKNFFDEGKSYGVNDYAGFHFENGADSSLPQVSAQGVVRETDSSNFDASPVASGSGISDVGPFGADFHQLQQHVQTPYGGMTMPASSSSGATSVPPEQDPSLSVSFNRLPKSASTKTKNGRIRSSRREDDNRIPFYDLDVAEGAEDDLQEDFHVEGMKTKSGRKIQRPVAYNPNATALKRKSRKVDMVTLCSVCQRGHSPLSNRIVFCDGCNSPYHQLCHHPPIDDATVQDVDAEWFCMKCQYRRAKQPLETGMTAQDLGLSESDKKMYLSSLPTPHLADLILFCEKSYPSLPIYNPRTRELLGEIRHQLLVSSERQQISLQERLHAKQDEAPSDEPAPVPYTASYVANSGTLYDYPTLIRLAIRNTLSPSKDEIFNWLAQNVPLLPTFHDSASEAIRWMVNKGQLVRSGSIYQIATVEEYPHLQPSLLPTFQRNRKVPKLVPVSFPTDDPQNLCATVL, from the coding sequence ATGTctcaaaagaattttttcgACGAAGGAAAGAGCTATGGTGTAAATGACTATGCCGGTTtccattttgaaaatggtGCTGATTCATCCCTTCCTCAGGTATCGGCTCAAGGTGTAGTTAGAGAAACGGACAGCTCGAATTTTGATGCTTCCCCTGTCGCATCGGGTTCTGGAATTTCCGATGTTGGACCATTTGGCGCTGATTTCCATCAACTGCAGCAGCATGTACAGACACCGTATGGCGGTATGACTATGCCTGCATCTTCCTCTTCAGGCGCTACTTCAGTACCACCGGAGCAAGATCCTTCTTTGTCTGTATCATTCAATCGCTTGCCCAAGTCTGCATCAACCAAGACTAAGAATGGACGCATTCGATCGTCTCGTCGGGAAGACGATAATCGTATACCATTTTACGATCTCGATGTTGCAGAAGGTGCCGAGGATGATTTACAGGAAGACTTTCACGTGGAAGgaatgaaaacaaaatcgGGTAGAAAGATTCAGCGGCCAGTCGCATACAATCCTAATGCCACCGCATTGAAACGGAAAAGTCGCAAGGTCGATATGGTCACCTTGTGTAGCGTCTGTCAACGAGGACATTCTCCTTTATCTAATCGAATCGTATTTTGTGATGGATGCAATTCTCCATATCATCAGCTTTGCCATCACCCTCCGATTGACGATGCAACCGTTCAGGATGTGGATGCTGAATGGTTTTGTATGAAATGCCAGTACAGGCGTGCCAAGCAACCTTTAGAAACGGGAATGACGGCACAAGATCTTGGGTTAAGTGAATCagacaaaaaaatgtatcTATCAAGTTTACCTACTCCTCATCTCGCAGAtcttattcttttttgtgaAAAGTCTTATCCATCTCTTCCCATATACAACCCACGTACTCGGGAGTTGTTGGGTGAGATTCGGCATCAACTACTTGTTAGTTCTGAACGCCAACAAATATCTTTACAAGAGCGACTTCATGCTAAACAAGATGAAGCTCCCTCTGATGAGCCTGCACCTGTCCCCTATACCGCAAGTTATGTTGCGAATTCTGGAACCTTATACGACTATCCAACGTTAATACGGTTAGCTATTCGTAACACCCTCTCACCTTCCAAAgatgaaatatttaactGGCTTGCTCAAAACGTACCATTGTTACCAACTTTTCACGACAGCGCTTCCGAGGCCATTCGTTGGATGGTAAATAAAGGTCAACTGGTCCGTTCCGGTAGCATCTATCAAATAGCAACAGTCGAAGAATACCCTCACCTCCAACCCTCTTTACTTCCTACTTTTCAACGAAACCGTAAGGTACCTAAATTGGTGCCTGTCTCTTTCCCCACCGATGATCCTCAAAATTTATGTGCTACTGTTTTATGA
- the mrpl4 gene encoding mitochondrial 54S ribosomal protein uL29m, with translation MRSTLASAQKAAVRIPKGFVFPVPKVKSAPKVSDTHPLWNFFRDKQALPPPSEEAKFGRAWAAEELRWKSFNDLHGLWYNCLREKNLLFTQRAEMKRLQLTIPKASNERVLAVNKTMAAIKFVLWERQRAYTSAKQLEKQKGSS, from the coding sequence ATGAGGTCCACGTTGGCTAGCGCTCAGAAAGCAGCCGTACGTATTCCAAAGGGCTTTGTATTTCCTGTtccaaaagtaaaaagtgCTCCTAAGGTTTCAGACACGCACCCTTTGTGGAATTTCTTTCGGGACAAGCAAGCCCTTCCACCACCATCGGAAGAGGCTAAATTCGGTAGAGCATGGGCTGCAGAAGAGCTTCGTTGGAAGTCTTTTAATGATCTACATGGACTTTGGTACAATTGTCTCCGAGAGAAGAACCTATTGTTCACACAAAGGGCTGAAATGAAACGCTTACAGTTGACTATTCCCAAAGCCTCAAATGAGCGTGTACTTGCAGTCAATAAAACCATGGCAGCTATCAAATTTGTCCTATGGGAACGCCAAAGAGCATATACTTCTGCCAAGCAGCTCGAGAAACAAAAGGGATCTTCTTAA